One part of the Granulicella arctica genome encodes these proteins:
- a CDS encoding HU family DNA-binding protein produces MTKADLVDRVTSLGDLTRRDGEVIVDTLFDSVIGALKSGDKIEIRGFGSFRTRQRKARTGRNPKTGDKVEVPAKRVPFFKPSKELRDSVNPKEVKGKSHTVTQPIDPHHPPAM; encoded by the coding sequence ATGACCAAAGCAGATCTCGTCGATAGAGTGACCTCGCTCGGCGACCTTACGCGCCGCGATGGCGAAGTCATCGTCGACACACTCTTCGATTCCGTGATCGGCGCGCTGAAGTCTGGCGACAAGATCGAGATTCGCGGCTTCGGCAGCTTCCGCACACGGCAGCGCAAGGCCCGTACCGGGCGCAATCCGAAGACCGGCGACAAGGTCGAGGTGCCGGCGAAGCGGGTTCCCTTCTTCAAGCCGTCCAAGGAGCTTCGCGACTCGGTCAACCCGAAGGAAGTGAAGGGGAAGTCACACACTGTGACGCAGCCCATCGATCCGCATCATCCACCGGCGATGTAA
- the sppA gene encoding signal peptide peptidase SppA → MPEDVSPPPPPYVAPSYPAPYVPPRRRSAWFYIGTIGGSFAVIALVLTGIIWGTTRSSGWSPFGSDEIAVIDVTGMILTADKIDAQLRAYADDDSVKAIILHIDSPGGAASPSQEIYHEIERLRQEKHTKIVASVDSVGASGAYYIASACDRVYANQASVVGSIGVVMEWTNYGDLMRWAKLKSVDIHAGELKTAGDPSRDMTPKEQAYFQSLVDNMYSQFVHDVAVGRHTTEDKIKPLATGQVWTGQQALPLGLIDKEGGLRVALMDTAKEVGISGEPTVVSPAKEERGLLSMLLSGGEDLFPNPGKLLEHAPGFYFLWK, encoded by the coding sequence ATGCCGGAAGATGTTTCGCCACCTCCACCGCCCTATGTTGCACCGAGCTATCCGGCTCCGTACGTGCCGCCTCGCCGCAGGTCCGCCTGGTTTTATATCGGCACGATTGGCGGGTCGTTCGCGGTGATTGCGCTGGTGCTGACGGGCATTATCTGGGGGACGACGCGGTCGTCCGGATGGAGCCCGTTCGGTTCGGACGAGATCGCGGTGATCGACGTGACTGGGATGATCCTGACGGCAGATAAGATCGATGCGCAGCTACGTGCGTATGCCGATGACGACTCGGTGAAGGCGATTATTCTGCATATCGATTCCCCTGGCGGGGCTGCGTCGCCTTCGCAGGAGATTTATCACGAGATCGAGCGGCTGCGGCAGGAGAAGCATACGAAGATTGTGGCGTCAGTCGACTCGGTGGGAGCCTCGGGAGCGTACTACATTGCCTCGGCGTGCGACCGGGTCTATGCGAACCAGGCGTCGGTGGTGGGGTCGATTGGGGTGGTGATGGAGTGGACTAACTACGGCGACTTGATGCGGTGGGCGAAGCTGAAGAGCGTGGATATTCATGCGGGGGAGTTGAAGACGGCGGGTGATCCGTCGCGAGATATGACGCCAAAGGAGCAGGCGTACTTCCAGTCGCTGGTAGACAACATGTATAGCCAGTTCGTCCATGACGTGGCGGTAGGGCGGCATACGACGGAGGACAAGATCAAGCCGCTGGCGACGGGTCAGGTGTGGACCGGGCAGCAGGCACTACCGCTTGGTCTGATCGACAAGGAGGGCGGTCTGCGCGTGGCATTGATGGATACGGCGAAGGAGGTGGGCATCTCGGGCGAGCCGACGGTTGTGAGTCCGGCAAAGGAGGAGCGTGGCCTGCTCTCGATGCTGCTTTCGGGCGGGGAGGACCTGTTTCCGAACCCCGGCAAGCTGCTGGAGCATGCTCCGGGGTTCTATTTTCTGTGGAAGTAG